A part of Bacillus thuringiensis genomic DNA contains:
- the ctsR gene encoding transcriptional regulator CtsR: MRNISDIIEQYLKQVIDLSNNNVIEIKRNEIADRFECVPSQINYVINTRFTLERGFVVESKRGGGGYIRIIKVKLHDDIDIIDQMLHMIDHSVAQGNAESMIIRLIEEGIITNREAKLMLSVLDRSVLSMDVPSRDELRARILCAMLRTLKYK, translated from the coding sequence ATGAGAAATATATCTGATATCATTGAGCAATATCTAAAGCAAGTTATTGACTTAAGTAATAATAATGTGATTGAAATCAAAAGAAATGAGATTGCGGATCGATTCGAGTGCGTACCATCTCAAATCAATTATGTAATCAATACCCGCTTTACGTTAGAAAGAGGATTTGTAGTAGAAAGTAAACGTGGTGGGGGAGGTTACATTCGCATTATAAAAGTCAAACTGCATGACGATATAGACATTATTGATCAAATGCTTCATATGATTGATCATAGTGTTGCGCAAGGGAATGCAGAGAGTATGATTATACGTTTAATAGAAGAGGGAATCATAACAAATCGTGAAGCTAAACTTATGTTAAGTGTACTAGATCGTTCTGTGTTATCAATGGATGTTCCTTCTCGAGATGAACTTAGGGCTCGAATATTATGCGCAATGTTAAGAACACTGAAATATAAATAA
- a CDS encoding UvrB/UvrC motif-containing protein translates to MTCQNCNIRPATLHYTKVINEKKTEVHLCEQCAEQSGYTSFFQSTQSNFSFHDLFAGLLHGESTMFEEGQKGLSNTSILRCPDCKMTYEQFTKVGRFGCASCYDTFKEHLKPLLKRLHGGHTDHCGKIPERIEGNIHLKKELDELKLILKQYVQKEEFEKAAEVRDKIRGLENQLSEHREGE, encoded by the coding sequence ATGACTTGTCAAAACTGTAATATAAGACCAGCAACTTTACATTATACAAAAGTAATCAACGAAAAGAAGACGGAAGTTCATCTTTGTGAGCAATGTGCAGAACAAAGTGGCTATACGTCTTTCTTTCAATCAACGCAGTCAAACTTTTCATTCCATGATTTATTTGCTGGGTTATTACACGGTGAATCAACAATGTTTGAAGAAGGACAAAAGGGGCTTTCGAATACAAGTATATTAAGGTGTCCAGATTGTAAGATGACATATGAGCAATTTACAAAGGTGGGACGCTTTGGATGTGCTTCTTGTTACGATACATTTAAGGAACATTTAAAGCCGTTATTAAAACGTCTTCACGGCGGACATACAGATCATTGTGGAAAAATTCCGGAACGTATAGAAGGAAATATTCACTTAAAGAAAGAATTAGATGAACTAAAACTCATTCTGAAACAATACGTACAGAAAGAGGAGTTTGAGAAAGCTGCTGAAGTAAGGGATAAAATTCGAGGTCTTGAAAATCAGCTTAGTGAGCATAGAGAGGGGGAATAG
- a CDS encoding protein arginine kinase, protein MSLDKIMNEAISPWMKGDGPDSDIVLSSRIRLARNFKKYQFSTMQNEEEAKQIHELFKKEFINKTVEPFGEFELLKMNELTPLQRRVLVEKHLISPNLAGTEYGACLLSESEHISVMLNEEDHIRIQCLFSGLQLSEALQSANQIDNWIEEEVEYAFDESLGYITSCPTNVGTGLRASVMIHLPGLVLTKRISRIIQVIQKLGLVVRGIYGEGSEALGNIFQVSNQMTLGKSEEDIIADLKSVIQQIIQQEKMARELIVQNSSIELEDKVYRSYGILANSRLIQSAEAATCLSDVRLGIDLGYIKGVSRNILTELMVLTQPGILQQYAGGPLGPEERDYRRATLIRERLRIEKN, encoded by the coding sequence ATGTCACTGGACAAAATTATGAATGAAGCGATTAGTCCATGGATGAAGGGGGATGGCCCTGATTCTGATATTGTTTTAAGTAGTCGAATACGTTTGGCTCGTAATTTTAAAAAATATCAATTCTCTACTATGCAAAACGAAGAAGAAGCTAAACAGATTCATGAATTATTTAAAAAGGAATTTATAAATAAAACGGTAGAACCTTTTGGAGAGTTTGAACTATTAAAAATGAATGAATTAACGCCTCTTCAAAGGAGAGTATTAGTTGAAAAGCATTTAATTAGTCCTAACCTTGCAGGAACAGAATATGGAGCATGCCTATTGTCAGAAAGCGAACATATTAGTGTTATGCTTAATGAGGAAGACCATATTAGGATTCAGTGCTTATTTTCAGGGTTGCAGTTATCAGAGGCCCTTCAAAGTGCCAATCAAATAGATAATTGGATAGAGGAAGAGGTTGAATATGCTTTTGATGAATCACTTGGATATATAACGAGCTGCCCTACTAACGTTGGTACCGGATTGAGGGCGTCTGTAATGATTCACTTACCGGGACTCGTTTTAACGAAAAGAATTAGCCGTATTATACAAGTAATTCAAAAATTAGGGTTAGTAGTAAGAGGAATATACGGTGAAGGTAGCGAAGCGTTAGGTAATATATTTCAAGTGTCAAATCAAATGACGTTAGGAAAATCTGAAGAAGATATTATTGCAGATTTAAAGAGTGTCATTCAACAGATCATACAGCAAGAAAAAATGGCTAGAGAATTAATTGTACAAAATTCAAGTATTGAGCTTGAAGATAAAGTTTATCGCTCTTATGGCATACTAGCAAACAGTCGGTTAATTCAATCTGCAGAAGCTGCTACTTGCTTATCAGATGTACGACTGGGTATTGATTTAGGATATATAAAAGGTGTATCGAGAAATATTTTGACTGAGCTAATGGTTCTTACACAACCAGGCATTTTACAACAATATGCAGGAGGACCTTTAGGACCAGAAGAAAGAGATTATCGAAGAGCAACCTTAATCCGTGAGCGATTACGTATTGAAAAAAACTAA
- the clpC gene encoding ATP-dependent protease ATP-binding subunit ClpC produces the protein MMFGRFTERAQKVLALSQEEAIRIGHNNIGTEHILLGLVREGEGIAAKALIALGLSPEKVQKEVEALIGRGTEASQTVHYTPRAKKVIELSMDEARKLGHSYVGTEHILLGLIREGEGVAARVLNNLGVSLNKARQQVLQLLGSNEASSGHQGGSSTNANTPTLDSLARDLTVVARENRLDPVIGRGKEIQRVIEVLSRRTKNNPVLIGEPGVGKTAIAEGLAQQIVNNEVPETLRDKRVMTLDMGTVVAGTKYRGEFEDRLKKVMDEIRQAGNIILFIDELHTLIGAGGAEGAIDASNILKPSLARGELQCIGATTLDEYRKYIEKDAALERRFQPIHVDEPSLDESIQILKGLRDRYEAHHRVSITDDAIDAAVKLSDRYITDRFLPDKAIDLIDEAASKVRLRSYTTPPNLKELEVKLEEIRKEKDAAVQSQEFEKAASLRDMEQRLREKLEDTKRQWKEKQGQENSEVTVEDIANVVSTWTRIPVSKLAQTETDKLLNLESILHDRLIGQDEAVVAVAKAVRRARAGLKDPKRPIGSFIFLGPTGVGKTELARALAESMFGDEDAMIRIDMSEYMEKHSTSRLVGSPPGYVGYEEGGQLTEKVRRKPYSVVLLDEVEKAHPDVFNILLQVLEDGRLTDSKGRTVDFRNTIVIMTSNVGADALKRNKHLGFNVQDESRDYSDMKGKVMDELKKAFRPEFLNRIDEIIVFHMLEKKHIQEIVTLMVNQLVKRLKEQEIELHLTEGAISAIADKGFDREYGARPLRRAIQKHVEDRLSEELLKGAIEKGQKVIFDVEGESFVIHSAEKVK, from the coding sequence ATGATGTTTGGAAGATTTACAGAAAGAGCACAGAAAGTATTAGCTTTATCTCAAGAGGAAGCAATTCGTATCGGGCATAATAATATTGGAACAGAACATATTTTACTTGGGCTTGTACGCGAAGGGGAAGGAATTGCAGCAAAGGCGTTAATTGCTCTTGGATTAAGTCCAGAGAAAGTTCAAAAAGAGGTAGAAGCGTTAATTGGACGCGGAACAGAAGCTTCTCAAACTGTACATTATACACCGCGTGCTAAAAAGGTTATTGAATTGTCCATGGATGAAGCTCGTAAATTAGGTCATTCTTACGTTGGAACAGAACATATCTTACTTGGTTTAATCCGTGAAGGTGAAGGTGTAGCAGCACGTGTTTTAAATAACTTAGGTGTTAGCCTAAATAAGGCAAGACAACAAGTATTGCAACTTCTTGGAAGTAATGAAGCAAGTTCAGGTCACCAAGGTGGTTCTTCAACAAATGCAAATACACCGACACTGGATAGCTTAGCGCGTGATTTAACAGTTGTTGCACGTGAAAATCGTCTGGATCCTGTTATCGGGCGTGGTAAAGAAATTCAACGTGTAATTGAAGTTTTAAGCCGTAGAACAAAAAACAATCCTGTATTAATTGGAGAGCCTGGTGTGGGTAAAACGGCAATTGCAGAAGGATTAGCACAACAAATTGTAAATAATGAAGTTCCTGAAACATTAAGAGATAAGCGTGTTATGACACTAGATATGGGTACAGTTGTAGCTGGAACGAAATATCGTGGTGAATTTGAAGATCGTTTAAAGAAAGTTATGGATGAAATCCGTCAAGCTGGAAACATTATTCTATTTATTGATGAACTTCATACATTAATTGGTGCAGGTGGAGCAGAAGGTGCAATTGATGCATCGAACATTTTAAAACCATCTTTAGCACGCGGAGAGTTACAATGTATTGGGGCGACAACTTTAGATGAATATCGTAAATATATTGAAAAAGACGCGGCTTTAGAGAGACGTTTCCAACCAATTCACGTTGATGAGCCAAGTCTAGACGAATCAATTCAAATCTTGAAAGGTTTACGTGATCGTTACGAGGCACATCATCGTGTATCTATTACAGATGATGCGATTGATGCAGCTGTAAAGCTTTCAGACCGTTATATTACAGATCGTTTCTTACCAGATAAAGCAATTGATTTAATTGATGAAGCTGCTTCAAAGGTTCGCTTGCGCTCTTATACAACACCACCAAATTTAAAAGAGCTTGAAGTAAAGCTTGAGGAAATTAGAAAAGAAAAAGATGCAGCTGTACAAAGCCAAGAATTTGAAAAAGCTGCTTCCTTACGTGATATGGAACAACGTTTACGTGAAAAGTTAGAAGATACAAAGCGTCAGTGGAAAGAGAAACAAGGACAAGAAAATTCAGAAGTAACAGTAGAAGATATCGCAAATGTCGTTTCCACATGGACGCGTATTCCGGTTTCTAAACTTGCACAAACAGAGACAGATAAATTATTAAACTTGGAATCAATTTTACATGATCGTTTAATTGGGCAGGATGAAGCAGTTGTAGCCGTAGCGAAAGCTGTTCGCCGTGCTAGAGCGGGATTGAAAGATCCGAAACGTCCGATTGGTTCATTTATTTTCTTAGGACCAACAGGTGTAGGTAAAACGGAGCTAGCAAGAGCATTAGCAGAATCTATGTTCGGTGATGAGGATGCAATGATTCGCATCGACATGTCTGAGTACATGGAGAAGCATTCTACCTCTCGTTTAGTTGGATCTCCTCCAGGATATGTTGGATATGAAGAAGGTGGACAGCTAACAGAAAAGGTTCGCCGTAAGCCATATTCAGTTGTTCTATTAGATGAAGTAGAGAAAGCTCATCCTGATGTGTTTAACATTTTACTACAAGTATTAGAAGATGGTCGCTTAACGGATTCTAAAGGGCGTACAGTTGATTTCCGTAATACAATTGTTATTATGACATCTAACGTTGGTGCCGATGCGTTAAAACGTAATAAACATCTTGGATTTAACGTACAAGATGAGAGCCGCGATTATTCAGATATGAAAGGTAAAGTAATGGATGAACTGAAAAAGGCATTTCGTCCAGAATTCTTAAACCGTATTGATGAAATTATCGTGTTCCATATGCTTGAGAAAAAACATATTCAAGAGATTGTAACACTTATGGTGAATCAGTTAGTGAAGCGCTTAAAAGAGCAAGAGATTGAATTGCATTTAACAGAAGGAGCGATTTCAGCCATTGCTGATAAAGGCTTTGACCGAGAATACGGTGCTCGTCCGCTTCGTAGAGCAATTCAGAAACATGTAGAAGATAGACTATCGGAAGAACTTTTAAAAGGTGCTATTGAGAAAGGACAAAAAGTTATCTTTGATGTTGAAGGGGAATCATTTGTCATTCATAGTGCTGAAAAGGTAAAATAA
- the radA gene encoding DNA repair protein RadA encodes MAKKKTKFTCQECGYQSPKYMGKCPGCGQWNTLVEEMEPVVSSRRLNYANAIQSEVTKPRRLTEVETKSEARIETKFQEFNRVLGGGIVDGSLVLIGGDPGIGKSTLLLQISSQLADSSYDVLYISGEESAKQIKLRADRLHVKGSNLFVVAETDLQRIAAHIEEMNPAFVVIDSIQTIHLPEVTSAPGSVAQVRECTAELMKLAKTKGIPIFIVGHVTKEGAIAGPRMLEHMVDAVLYFEGDRHHTYRILRAVKNRFGSTNEMGIFEMKELGLAEVLNPSEIFLEERPVGVAGSTVVASMEGTRPVLVEIQALISPTSFGNPRRMATGIDHNRVSLIMAVLEKRTGLLLQNQDAYLKVAGGLKLDEPAIDLAVALSIASSFRDKPTTPTDAVIGEVGLTGEIRRVSRIEQRVQEAAKLGFQRAIIPRKNLGGWTIPDGIEVVGVSNLGEALRLTLGG; translated from the coding sequence ATGGCTAAAAAGAAAACAAAATTCACATGTCAAGAGTGTGGTTATCAGTCACCAAAATATATGGGGAAATGCCCTGGTTGTGGTCAATGGAATACGCTTGTTGAAGAGATGGAACCGGTTGTATCATCAAGACGCCTTAATTATGCCAATGCAATTCAATCGGAAGTAACAAAACCAAGACGCCTAACAGAAGTAGAAACAAAATCCGAGGCACGTATTGAAACGAAATTCCAAGAGTTTAACCGTGTACTTGGTGGTGGGATTGTAGATGGATCCTTAGTACTGATTGGTGGAGACCCTGGGATTGGGAAATCAACATTGTTATTACAAATTTCATCGCAATTAGCAGATTCTTCATATGATGTACTATACATATCAGGTGAGGAGTCAGCAAAGCAGATTAAACTTCGTGCAGATCGTTTGCATGTAAAGGGTAGTAATCTATTTGTTGTAGCAGAAACTGATCTACAGCGAATTGCAGCGCACATTGAAGAGATGAATCCAGCTTTTGTTGTTATTGACTCTATTCAAACGATACATTTACCTGAAGTGACGTCAGCCCCAGGAAGTGTAGCGCAAGTACGTGAATGTACAGCGGAATTAATGAAACTTGCAAAAACGAAAGGAATTCCTATTTTTATCGTCGGACATGTGACAAAAGAAGGGGCAATTGCAGGGCCTCGTATGTTAGAACATATGGTCGATGCAGTTCTTTACTTTGAAGGAGATCGTCATCATACATATCGTATCTTGCGAGCTGTGAAGAATCGTTTTGGTTCCACGAATGAAATGGGTATTTTTGAAATGAAAGAGCTTGGTCTTGCGGAAGTCTTAAATCCTTCTGAAATTTTTCTTGAGGAAAGACCCGTTGGAGTCGCAGGATCAACAGTAGTTGCCTCAATGGAAGGAACAAGACCGGTTTTAGTAGAAATACAAGCATTAATCTCCCCTACTAGTTTTGGAAACCCTCGAAGGATGGCGACGGGAATTGATCATAACCGTGTATCGCTTATTATGGCAGTGCTAGAAAAAAGAACAGGTTTATTATTGCAAAACCAAGACGCATATTTAAAAGTAGCAGGTGGTTTGAAATTAGATGAACCAGCAATTGATTTAGCTGTGGCTTTAAGTATTGCTTCAAGTTTTAGAGATAAACCTACGACACCAACTGATGCAGTAATAGGAGAAGTAGGATTAACTGGAGAAATAAGAAGAGTATCAAGAATTGAACAACGTGTACAAGAAGCAGCTAAATTAGGATTTCAACGTGCTATTATTCCTAGAAAAAATTTGGGGGGATGGACAATTCCGGATGGGATTGAGGTAGTAGGTGTATCTAATTTAGGGGAAGCGCTTCGTTTGACATTAGGAGGCTAG